In one Amyelois transitella isolate CPQ chromosome 22, ilAmyTran1.1, whole genome shotgun sequence genomic region, the following are encoded:
- the LOC132903211 gene encoding uncharacterized protein LOC132903211, whose amino-acid sequence MLRNSLKEVSRQSIFTPKTDNTSISWHNSLFSVCTPKDLHVFEFSYDLKCVDKRLDFVESIIQTPKLSPATYLTSNNFIRFGVSNFEISQLIVDPSLWPHNSHIVQEMACIIDCKWLPDGFCFNGEPLLAVLNNIGNVNIFGKNKRSWESLLDLSECVNKELHLELPNCVQDLKIKADAVESSAMCFAPTSKNESCYIAMGQKNGSILLWSLHMEKKIKLQAAYQSCIKSDSNEVKSILWIDKGNENFLLVVSNIVGQIFLYDCIVNRNIKVLKTHFIWPQKDKMIAQCLCHTYINNKLILFFNKHRHFVVVMLDKDYKVISQFAEVVNDYKICSIAVNLNEMILGTANFQLYRITIDVINENLDVRYDLIEIKDTYNNYELHDLSFSKNNQVIAGVVVDRSVNNRIKSSCINIILFSNDSNTDNMSYLLDNKVQSIINLWDAIELLRLKIVKSKSLPTTELNNIITDGNIDLYKLKLYLVVATIWCNLEYNLKVPRGLLPKNIEFVKEKIMLKHAQSQLHELQKSISHNNITDFDKEMFIGTKRYLIYYSRKYNVALENLVSLTLYNSVECESKYICQCCDNVIEGFSCSSGHINMFCPISFLPIETSDYLTCVVCKITVRFELYHKQTKCIFCDRYLQKYL is encoded by the coding sequence ATGCTTAGAAATTCATTAAAAGAAGTTAGTAGGCAATCCATTTTTACTCCGAAAACTGATAACACCTCAATTTCTTGGCACAATTCTCTGTTCTCCGTATGTACGCCGAAAGACTTAcatgtttttgaattttcttaCGACCTCAAATGTGTTGACAAAAGATTAGATTTCGTCGAGTCTATTATTCAAACGCCGAAGTTAAGTCCTGCTACGTACTTgacatcaaataattttatcaggTTTGGTGTAAGTAACTTTGAAATTTCCCAACTTATTGTTGATCCATCATTATGGCCACACAACTCGCATATTGTCCAAGAAATGGCTTGTATTATAGACTGTAAATGGTTGCCTGATGGTTTTTGTTTCAATGGTGAGCCATTATTGgctgtattaaataatattggaaatgtaaacatatttggaaaaaacaaaagatcaTGGGAAAGTCTACTTGATTTGTCTGAGTGTGTGAACAAAGAATTACACTTGGAATTACCAAACTGTGTGCAAGATTTAAAGATCAAAGCGGATGCAGTAGAATCTAGTGCCATGTGTTTTGCACCAACAAGTAAAAACGAATCTTGCTATATAGCCATGGGACAGAAAAATGGGAGCATCTTGTTATGGTCTCTTcatatggaaaaaaaaattaaactccaAGCAGCTTATCAAAGCTGCATAAAATCTGATAGTAATGAAGTGAAATCAATATTATGGATTGATAAGggtaatgaaaattttttgttagtaGTTTCCAATATAGTTGGGCAAATCTTTCTCTACGACTGTATagtaaatagaaatattaaagtCTTGAAAACTCATTTTATTTGGCCTCAAAAGGATAAAATGATTGCTCAGTGTTTGTGTcacacatatataaataataaattgattttgttCTTTAACAAACATAGACATTTTGTTGTTGTAATGTTGGATAAGGATTACAAGGTTATATCACAATTTGCTGAAGTTGTAAATGATTACAAAATATGCTCCATTGcagttaatttaaatgaaatgatcCTAGGAACtgcaaattttcaattatatagaATAACCATTGATGTCATCAATGAGAACCTTGATGTGAGAtatgatttgattgaaataaaagaCACTTACAACAACTATGAGTTACATGACTTGAGTTTCTCTAAGAACAATCAAGTGATTGCTGGGGTTGTTGTAGACAGATCagtaaataatagaataaaatctagttgtattaatattatacttttttctaatgaCTCAAATACTGATAACATGTCATATCTACTTGACAATAAAGTCcaatcaataattaatttatgggATGCCATAGAACTGTTGCGATTAAAGATTGTAAAATCTAAATCTTTGCCGACAACAGAATTGAATAACATAATTACAGATGGTAACATTgatctttataaattaaaactgtatttagtTGTTGCAACAATATGGTGCAATTTAGAATATAATCTAAAAGTCCCAAGGGGATTATtaccaaaaaatattgaatttgtcAAAgagaaaattatgttaaaacaTGCACAGTCTCAACTTCATGAGTTACAAAAATCAATATcccataataatattactgattttgataaagaaATGTTTATTGGTACAAAgagatatttaatatattacagTAGAAAGTACAATGTAGCTTTGGAAAATTTAGTATCGCTTACACTATATAATTCTGTGGAATgtgaaagtaaatatatttgtcaatGTTGTGATAATGTAATTGAAGGTTTCTCATGCAGCAGTGgtcatataaatatgttttgtccCATATCTTTTTTACCAATAGAAACAAGTGACTATTTAACGTGTGTAGTATGTAAGATTACAGTTCGATTTGAGTTATATCACAAACAAAccaaatgtatattttgtgaTCGATATTTgcagaaatatttataa
- the LOC106130020 gene encoding probable ATP-dependent RNA helicase kurz has product MGKSRHNAKARQVVKTNIDNTETNEIQVEFSTNEYGASDTSNLLVLPSKKRQTKVISDKKEKTRFLSKAQRKRLEKIVDKKKKKENRSALLESLSQVQASPAEVQQLTAISAVQTIGLRKLNEYNLETNIETHEPAENKKFSSIAGAKKRLRLLKMDNAGKIKKGKYDPNVVGLQESSSEDLSSDSDDEPEIIQNGNKDSVNDSVEVDDDSKIAETEICKKKELEVSQEKEKEVVANLDNDVKVEKKKPLLEHATVHIEVKRDPKVQVARLKLPILGEEQKIMELVNENEFLLVAGETGSGKTTQIPQFLYEAGYAEQRMIAVTEPRRVATVAMAARVGHELGLTSREVSYLMRFEGNATKDTKIKFMTDGVLLKEIQSDFLLSKYSVVIIDEAHERSVYTDILLGLLSRIVPLRRKRGNPLRLIIMSATLRLQDFTENTRLFKEPPPVVKIDSRQFPVTVHFNKHTNSDYLKEAYTKTVKIHTRLPEGGILIFVTGQQEVHYLVRKLRASFPYRKDVDYSKLITKSKAVEVDPALDSEPEDIESDDDEVEREMKRMRKARRKAKLKSKSLPKINLDDYDMPDDDGQADLVDDEDSEGHLSDSDAEEDTLAPVIKSCRQPLWVLPLYSMLSSSKQSRVFDSPPTGARLCVVSTDVAETSLTIPHIKYVVDCGKKKMRVYDHVTGASAWRVVWTSQASAEQRSGRAGRVGAGHAYRLYSSAVFQHDCPPHHPPDLCRRPVDDLVLMMKCMGIDKVVNFPFPTAPDRLLLRLAEKRLETLGILERHENKNKRKDDEDILKVTPLGKAVSAFPLLPRYGKMLALSHQQNLLPYTVALVAALTVPEVMSGNSDSWPATGNTLLLGDPGVLLRVVGAAEYAFVKGEEELFCAKYGVREKAIKEIRKLRKQLTSEINLSVAGVDATIDPEMQPPTDTQARLLRQLVLSGLGDQVGRKIGLEEVKQGEDKRKFKYAYHCGDLEEPVHLHSSSILRKTIPEWVVYQELYETGTEQSRKMIMRNVTAVEPEWLPVYVPHLCNLGEPLTDPEPRYDENSGRVKCHFKGTFGKAGWELPTVEIDYPDKIDRYRWFARFLLEGAVFPKLRKYSGSLMSPPSTMVKSWAKLQPRTEILLKALIAKRAGTRDAMKKVWEDQPSYLLDEYLKWLPESAHNEATMYWPPL; this is encoded by the exons atgggGAAGTCTCGACATAATGCGAAGGCAAGGCAGGTCgtgaaaacaaatattgataaCACCGAAACCAATGAG ATTCAAGTGGAATTCTCTACAAATGAGTATGGAGCATCTGACACTAGTAACCTTCTGGTCTTACCATCAAAGAAAAGACAAACTAAAGTTATATCAGACAAGAAAGAAAAGACCAGATTTCTCTCGAAAGCTCAGAGAAAACGGTTGGAAAAAATTGTTgacaagaagaaaaagaaagaaaat AGATCAGCACTACTAGAATCACTGTCACAAGTACAAGCTTCGCCTGCTGAAGTGCAACAGCTGACTGCCATATCAGCCGTTCAGACTATAGGTTTGAGGAAGTTAAACGAGTACAACTTGGAAACTAATATAGAAACTCACGAGCCAGCAGAAAATAAGAAGTTTAGCAGCATTGCTG GAGCCAAGAAACGACTAAGACTATTGAAAATGGATAATGcaggaaaaattaaaaagggcAAATATGACCCAAATGTAGTGGGCCTCCAGGAGTCTTCTAGTGAAGATCTGAGTTCAGACTCTGATGATGAACCAGAAATCATACAAAACGGGAATAAAGATTCTGTAAATGACAGTGTTGAAGTAGATGATGATAGTAAAATTGCTGAAACagaaatttgtaaaaagaaagAGTTAGAAGTATCCCAAGAAAAAGAGAAGGAAGTAGTAGCGAATCTGGACAACGATGTGAAGGTAGAAAAGAAAAAGCCTTTACTTGAACATGCAACAGTTCACATAGAAGTGAAAAGAGACCCAAAAGTGCAGGTAGCAAGGTTGAAATTGCCTATTTTGGGGGAAGAGCAGAAAATAATGGAGTTGGTCAATGAAAATGAATTCCTGCTTGTAGCTGGAGAAACTG GTAGCGGAAAAACGACGCAAATCCCCCAATTTCTATATGAGGCTGGCTACGCCGAGCAGAGAATGATAGCGGTGACGGAACCCCGGCGTGTGGCCACGGTGGCCATGGCGGCCAGGGTGGGCCACGAACTGGGCCTGACCAGCAGGGAGGTGTCGTACCTCATGAGGTTCGAGGGGAACGCCACTAAGGACACCAAGATCAAGTTTATGACTGATG GTGTCCTGCTCAAAGAGATTCAATCAGACTTTCTACTTAGCAAGTATTCAGTCGTGATCATAGACGAAGCTCACGAACGGAGCGTGTATACGGATATTTTACTTGGCCTGTTGTCTAGAATAGTACCTCTTAGGAGAAAGAGAGGGAACCCTCTCAGGCTTATTATTATGTCGGCGACATTGAGGTTGCAAGATTTCACGGAAAATACGAGATTGTTTAAAGAACCACCACCAGTAGTGAAA aTAGACTCCAGACAATTTCCGGTCACCGTGCACTtcaacaaacacacaaacagtGATTATTTGAAGGAGGCATATACGAAGACTGTCAAAATACACACAAGGTTGCCCGAAGGTGGAATTCTTATCTTCGTTACGGGACAACAAGAG GTTCATTACTTGGTGCGTAAACTGCGCGCCTCGTTTCCTTACCGCAAAGATGTAGATTACTCGAAACTTATCACAAAGAGTAAAGCGGTTGAAGTGGACCCTGCATTGGATTCGGAACCTGAGGATATTGAGTCTGATGATGATGAG gttGAAAGAGAAATGAAACGTATGAGGAAAGCGCGCAGAAAAGCGAAGTTGAAATCTAAATCTTTGCCCAAAATAAACTTGGACGATTATGATATGCCCGATGACGACGGACAGGCCGATTTGGTAGACGATGAAGATAGTGAAGGCCATCTCAGTGATTCTG aTGCCGAAGAAGACACTCTAGCACCAGTAATTAAATCGTGCCGTCAGCCCTTGTGGGTGCTGCCATTGTACTCTATGCTGAGTTCGAGCAAGCAATCGCGCGTGTTCGACTCTCCGCCGACCGGCGCGAGACTCTGCGTGGTCAGTACTGACGTCGCCGAGACTTCTCTCACTATACCGCATATCAAGTATGTCGTCGATTGCGGGAAGAAGAAAATGCG TGTATACGACCACGTGACCGGCGCAAGCGCATGGCGTGTAGTATGGACCTCTCAAGCGAGCGCCGAACAACGTTCCGGCAGGGCGGGCAGAGTCGGGGCCGGCCACGCGTATCGACTGTACAGCAGCGCCGTGTTCCAACACGACTGCCCGCCGCATCACCCCCCGGATCTGTGCAGGCGACCGGTGGATGACCTAGTGCTCATGATGAAGTGTATGGGAATAGATAAG GTGGTTAACTTCCCGTTTCCAACGGCGCCGGACAGATTATTACTCCGTCTGGCCGAGAAACGTCTAGAAACACTCGGTATTTTGGAGAGGCACGAAAACAAGAACAAGAGGAAAGACGATGAAGAT ATATTAAAAGTAACTCCACTCGGTAAAGCGGTGTCGGCGTTTCCATTGCTACCGCGGTACGGCAAGATGTTAGCTCTAAGTCATCAACAGAATCTCCTGCCTTATACTGTTGCCCTGGTAGCCGCTCTCACTGTGCCTGAG GTTATGTCTGGCAATAGTGACAGTTGGCCGGCGACTGGCAACACTCTCCTGCTCGGCGACCCTGGCGTTTTGCTGAGAGTGGTTGGCGCGGCTGAATACGCATTTGTTAAAGGGGAAGAGGAATTGTTTTGTGCGAAATACGGAGTGAGAGAGAAG GCTATAAAAGAAATCCGCAAGCTTCGTAAACAGTTAACTTCGGAAATAAACTTGAGCGTGGCCGGTGTGGACGCGACCATAGACCCCGAGATGCAGCCGCCCACTGACACGCAGGCCAGGCTGCTGAGGCAGCTCGTGTTGAGTGGGCTGGGAGACCAGGTCGGGAGGAAAATCGGCTTGGAGGAAGTTAAACAAG GCGAAGACAAACGTAAATTCAAATACGCCTACCACTGCGGCGACTTAGAAGAACCAGTACATCTGCACTCATCTTCGATACTCAGGAAGACTATACCTGAATGGGTGGTTTATCAGGAGTTGTACGAGACGGGCACAGAGCAAAGCAGAAAGATGATCATGAGGAATGTGACCGCTGTAGAGCCTGAATGGTTGCCAGTTTATGTGCCACATCTGTGTAATTTAG GGGAACCACTCACAGACCCTGAGCCTAGATACGACGAGAATTCTGGAAGAGTCAAATGCCATTTCAAAGGCACCTTCGGCAAGGCGGGCTGGGAACTGCCTACCGTTGAAATCGACTATCCTGACAAAATCGACCGGTACAG ATGGTTCGCTCGTTTCCTACTAGAGGGCGCTGTGTTCCCCAAACTTCGTAAATACTCCGGCTCGCTGATGTCCCCTCCATCTACTATGGTGAAAAGTTGGGCCAAACTCCAGCCAAGGACAGAGATACTTCTCAAGGCTCTTATTGCGAAGCGAGCGGGGACAAGAGACGCGATGAAGAAAGTTTGGGAAGATCAGCCTAGTT